The Thermococcus sp. region CATTCCCCGATCAAAACTCTGACCCTGTACCCGTAGTCCTCAGGGATAATGGACTTAACGACCCTCAGCTCAAAGCCCTTTCCCTCGAACCTGCTCTCAAGAACCCTGGTTGCATGCTCCCTCAGCTCTTTTAAGATTTTGTCGCTTATTAAGTCCTTGTTTATGATGTACAGGGTGATGCGGCTTTTGTCACCAAGATGGGGTCTGAGAAGGTACCCAAATATTCTCTCCCTTTCCTTTGGATCGTTCTCATGGCTTAAAAGAACCTTGTCAAAACCAACCACAACCCTGAACCTGTGCTTCCCTGTTAAGGGTTTTAGGATTTCTTCATAGTGCTTCTTCCGCACCGGAGGCTCCTCGTTCAGATCAACTTTTCCGAGTATGTTTCCCGTTGGGATTATGCCTCCCATCTTGATTACCGGAGAGCCGTCTATCAGAGAGGTATCCACGCCGGAGAGATGCAGGTGAGTCCTGAATACGTGGAGCTGGTCGAGTTCGTCAACTATTATAACTTTACCCCCGTTGGTAAGACCCTTCAAGATTTCGTAGAAGAGCATATGCACGGGTCCCTCTGGAGTATATTCAATTATTACATCCTCCCCAAGTTGAAGTTCCTGTATGAACTTTTCGAACGATACACTCTTCTCATCGACCATAATACTCACCTCATGTTGGAAAAAGATAAGGGCCGTAAAAACGTTTCGATATTAACGTCTCCTTTTATTTTTCGAACACGTAAAAGTACCTTTCAAGGCTTTTATGAACCCTCTGGTAATACTTTCCGACCAGCCTGAAGCCGAGCTTTCCGGCCTCTTCCTCCCCCCTGAAGTCCGCGGGAAAGGCTATGGCAAGCCTGCCTCCCGGCTGTAGAACGCTGTAGATGCTCCTTAAAACCGCCCTGTAGAGGTCGTTCCTTTTTCTTCCCGCGAGAGTTGCCGAGGTTCCGTAGGGGGGATCGGTCGCCACCGCCTCAAAGCGCTTTCCTGGAAAGAACTCCTCCAGTCTTGTGGCGTCCCCAAGTTTAAGCACGTAATCCCTTATCCCGTAGTGCCTAAGATTCTTCTCAGCTCCCTTAACCATCTCCGGCTTTATGTCGACACCGTAAACCTTAAGGCCGATGAGACCGGCCTCGATTAGTATCCCTCCTGCCCCCATCATCGGGTCGAGGAGCTCTTTTTTTGCCTTCGTGAGGTTTACGAGAGCCCGGGAAACCCTTGGGTGAAGGGATATCGGCCTGAAGAAGGGCCTGCGGTGGGCCTTTCTCATCTCGAATTCCTTCGGATCGAAGAAGCGGAGCCTTATTCCGGCGTAGAGTTTCTCACCGCAGTAAACCCTGACAACGGTGTCGGGCCTTGAGAGGTTCACCCTAAAACCCCGGGCGTGGATGACTGCCCCGAGCTTCCGCGGGAGGTCAGTAACGTTGTGCCTGCAGTTGGCCATTGTCTCGGTATCGACCTTGAAAGTCCCTCTGATTGGCCACTCCTCTCTCTCCGCCTTCCTGAGGAGCTCTTCAATGGAACCGGCCTCGACAATCAGCTCCCCGTACTCGTGGGCAAGGCCCAGCCTGTCGAGGTATGGAAAGGCTCTCCCGTCTCCCCTGACCTTCAGGAGAAGGTAGTCCCGGCCGAGGATCTCTCCTCCGGCCAGCTCAAGCATGGCCTTTACCTCGTCCTGTGCCATCTCCGGGAAGTTCCCGAGGATTTCAACGTAGAGCACCCTCTCCCCTCCCCGTGTACTTCAGGACGACGAAGTCTTTGTAGTCCATAACCTTTTCGAAGCCTTTCACGAGGTAGTAGGAGTAGGCTTTGAGGCTGGGGAATGTTACGACATAGGGAGTTTTTCCAAGGTCTTTCAGCCGCTGAATTGCAAAGGAGAGGAGCACCGAGCCGTAGCCCTTTCCCCTCACCTCAGGGGAGGTCATGAAAAACTCTATTAAACCGGTCTTTTCGTCCCTTATCTCCTCGGGAACCCACCAAACTCCTTTTCCGGAGAGGTCGTAGACGAGCGCCACCGTGCCCAGGATTTCCCCGTCTCTGAGGACGTAGAGCTCGTCGAACTCTTTACCAAGCCTGAACTCAAGGAAGGGCTCGTAGACTCGCTTAAAGCCCTCGAAGTCGTCAGTTGAGGGCTTCTCCTCGGCCCACTCAAGGGCCGGATACGCCCCGTTGGTGCTCTGATAAACTTCAAACACGAACCTGAGAAGCTCTTCCTTCACATCAAGTGGCCTCTCGACCCTTTCGATTCTCACAACTGCCCACCAAGTTTTATTAAGGGTGCGGGTTAAATATAATTTGGTGGGTCTTATGAACGAGCTTGAAGCCTTGGCTTTAGCCCTTGAAGTCGAAAAAGCCGAGCTTAAGTTCTATATCAGGCTCGCTAGGAAGGCGAAGGACGAGAGGGCCAGGAAGATGTTCCTGTTCCTGGCTAAGGAGGAGGCAGAGCACTGGGACGAGTTCGAGAAGACCTTCCTCGAGAGGGTCGCCGAGGAGTGCAAGCTCCCAGCGGTAAGTGAGGAGCTCCTTGGTAGCTTACTTGTCAAGGAACCAGAAAGTCTGAGTGAGGTCGATGCCGTAAAGGTGGGAATGGAGCAGGAAAAGTTAACCTGGGAGTTCTACGAGAAAGCCGCGAAGGAAGCGGAGCACGAGAGCGTCAGGAGAATCTTCGAGCAGCTGGCGAAGGTGGAGAAGGCTCACTACGAGCTCTTAAAGGCCCAGTACGATTCAATAATGAAGACGGGCATATGGATGGACTACCAGGACTTCAGCCTAGAGGTGGACTGAGCTATTCAACCAGAACGTTGACAAGCTTCACGTTCTTCCCCGTTTTTCTCCGTATGGCTTCTATTATCTCCGGGTCATTGACGTCGATTATTTTCTCTCCCTCGATTAGGTTGACGTGGGGGGTTGTGTTTACCTCTATTCTAGTCTCCCCTTCAAGGGAGAAGAGCTCCACCAGTCCCAGCTCCTTCAGAGTAAGGACGTTGGAGTACAAAGTCGAAAAGCTGACCGTTGGGAATTCCCTCCTCAGCCTCTCGTGAACCTCGCCGAGGGAGGGATGCTTTTTTCCAATCTCTTCAAGGACTTCGAGGAGCTTGAGCCTCTGGGGGGTTATCTTGTATCCTTTTTTCCTCAGTGCTTCAACAGCTTCTTCCTTCCACATGGGCTGAAATAAGGTACCCCCTTTATAAGCCTTCCTAAATAGAAATAACTTCTAAATAGAAAAGTTTATTAAGTAAAAGCAACAACTAATAACTGGTGACACCCATGTCGGAACACAACAGAAGGCTTGTTGAGAAAGCTGGGATAGACGTAGAGAAGCTCTTGGAGATGCTTTTGAAGGCCGCCGCGGCGGAGTTCACGACCTATTACTACTACACGCTGCTGAGGAACCATTCGGCCGGTCTGGAAGGCGAAACCATAAAGGAAATCGTCGAGGATGCACGCCTCGAAGACAGGAACCACTTCGAGGCCCTTGTGCCGAGGATTTACGAGCTCGGGGGCGAGCTTCCGAGGGATATTAGGGACTTTGCGGACATGGCCTGGTGTAGCGACGCCTACCTGCCAGAGAATCCAACAGTTGAGGAAATCCTGAAGGTACTCCTCCAGGCGGAGCGTTGCGCGGTTGGAGTTTACACCGAGATATGCAACTACACGATGGGCAAGGATCCGAGAACCTATGACCTCTCCCTTGCTATTCTCCACGAGGAGATAGAACACGAGGCATGGTTCGAGGAACTTTTGACAGGAAAGCCGAGCGGTCACTTCAGGCGCGGAAAACCCGGTGAGAGTCCCTACGTTTCCAAGTTCCTTAGGTGATGGAGGTAAGGGTTATTAGGCCCTGCGAGTAAGACTGGGAGGTGGTACAATGCTGGCCAAATACCCCTTTGAGCTCCCTAGGGACAGACCCCTGACCAAGAGGGAGATAGCCCAGGCCTTGAGGTGGGCAATAGAGGCCGAGCTCGATGCAATAAACATCTACGAACAGCTGGCCGAGGGTATCGAAGACGAGAGGATAAAGGGTATCTTCCTTGACGTTGCCAACGAGGAGAAGGAGCACTTCGGGGAGTTCCTCGCGGCCCTCTTCGAAGTCGATGAGGAGCTCGCGAAGTACATGAAGGAGGGCTTCGAGGAAGTCGAGGAGGAGACGGGGATAAAGGTCGAACTCTGAGCCTTTTCTTTTTCATTCGAAAACTTTATCGGATATTCATGCCATTTAGTAGTGGTGATGGCCATGTCCGAACCACTTGTTAAACACGCCTACGAGACCGAGAAGAAGGCCGCCTCCAGCTACCTCGACGGTTTGAAACTGATAAAGGGGCAGGGACTCAAGTACACCAAGGTTGAGGAGATAGTCCTGCGCATAGCCGTTGACACCGTCATCCACAAGCACCTGATGGAGGCGATTCTCAACGCCCAGAAAGAGCTGGGAAAAATCTCGGAGGGGCCGATTGAGGAGCTTAAGGAGGTTGAGCTTTCGCCGGAGCAGAAGGCCTTAGTGAAGCGCTTCGCCGAGATGCATCTTGAGATAGAGAAGGATATGATACAGACCTATCAGAAGATGGCTGAGAAGATGACCCACCCGCTCTTCAAGGGCATAGCCGAGGCCCTCGTGGAGAATGAGAGGGAACACCACAGGCTTCTTGCGGAGCTGATAGCGAAGTACAAGGAGTGACTTTTCTCCATTCTTTATAAAATTGGAAAGGGCCTCACGGCCCGACGTTCATCATCTGGCTGTACATGGCCCAGTCCAGAAGGAGCTCGTACTCAGCTTTGAGGTTGTAGTAGTGGCCCCACTCCATGTCGCTGAGATATCTCATCAGCCTTTTCTTCTCCTCGCCCTCGACCATGTTTTCCAGCTCTGCGTAGAACTTCGCGGCTATCTCCTCCGCCTTCATGGCCCAGCGAATGAGGTCTATTATGTCCTGCACTCCATGGAGCTGTCTGGCAACGGGCTTGAGCTCAGGCCCTATGTGCTCCTTTGGGAAGACCACTTCCTTTCCCGGGAACATATTTTCATAGATTCTTCTCAAAAGCTCCTCGTGCTTCTTTTCTTCACCGGCAAGCCACTCGATCTTTTCCCTGAGTTCCCTGATGTCAACCCTCTCGGCGAGGCTCTCGTAGAACTTTCTGGCACCTATCTCGGCCTTTACCGCCATTCCAAGGAGCTCCTCAAGGGAGAAGTCCTTAATCCTTTCGAGGGGAAGTCCCTCTTCGAGTTCGGGAACCATGCTCATCCCTCCGCGAGTAACAGTCCAAGTTCATTGTAGACCTTCACGCTATTAAACCCTTCGGCTTTGAGTGACCTAACGACGTTGTCCAGTATCTTCCTCTGGACGTTTATCGCGAGAACCTGACAGAAATGGCATTCCGGCGTCGAACGCGCGAGAAGGAGGAACACGTCAACTTTCTTCCCCTCGACGGTCACGCCGTAAACGAGCCCTTCATCAACTATGTCAAGCCCGGTCTCAGGGTCGATAACTCCCCTCAGAACCTCGACGACCCTCTTGACCTCCGGTGGAAGGTCTTCGCGGGGGCCGGTTTTTTGAGGCCTTTTCTTGAAGATTCCCAGGAGACCCATCTCAGGCCCTCTCCGGCGAGATGTCTTCTATGCGGTAGCCCTTCTTGTTCTCGAAAATCCCGACTATGTGGTTCCCGAGGTCGTAGATGTAAACGTTGTTGAACTTCACGAGGGCGAAGCGCTCCATTATGTCGCCGATTATCTTGGAGTAGGCTATCGCACTCTCGCCTATGATGTTGTACTCGGCGTGGCTCTCGAATCTCAGCCACACCTTAAGCGTCTCGTCGCTCACCTCAAGACCTGCCACGACACCGGAATCGAGTATGTCCCCGCCGGTCACGGGATCGGTTATCTTCCTGAGCTCCTCTATAACCGCCCTGTATTCGGGGGGCCATTCCCTATCGGGGGTATAGATTTTCATCTTTACTCACCGCTAGCGAGTTTGGATGAGTGGTTATAAGCCTTCTTGGACAGAAGTGATTAATCTCTCCTTGGCAAACGTGTGAAGCCTTAGCAGGGTGTAAAGCCAGACACTGAGTGAGATGTAGTAAATGAGGACACTGGCCAACTCAAAGCCGGGAAAGTTTTCTAGGAGTAGAAAGAGCACGAAGAGCCACGATGCCACTCTAACGAGGTCTGCAAATTTTCTGGGCGAGTAAGCGTAGGATGGAATGGCGTTCATCAGGATAACAGCGGATACCGCCGAAAAGGACTCGGCGATTCCCTGGGATGAAGAGTTTCTCATTACAACTGCTATAAATGCCATGGCGGACTGCAGGAACATCTCCGGACTTGCTTTCACAAGGTTGCTCTCAGCTAGGGCATACGCTATAAAAGCAGGTCCGAGAAGGACTGCCCAGAATACTGGGCCGTTACCTTTATTCGATGCAACTGAAATGAACCCCAGTGCCGTTAAAAGGCCGCCAAGGAGAAGAAGCCAGGAGAGTCCTCTTCGGTTCAGCCGAACTCTCTCAACAGCCCTGGCGAGGCTCCACGTTAACAGGATTCCCAGAAATGTCATGGCCCCGGCAATGCTCATAAGTTCAGTGTAGAGGGTCATTAACGTCACCGACTATTAGATTAGAAGGATGTAAGAGCTCCCCGGTAATAAACCTTCCGGAATGAAAAGGAGCCGAAAAGGAAAAAAATCACTCAAGGCTGACCTCGTTCTCCCAGAGACCGTGAATGTTGCAGTAGCTGAGGGCGTAGAGCTTGCCCTTCTTGTTAGTCCTGAAGAAGAAGACAGCCCTCGGCTCTGTCAGCGGGTCGCTGTGGTTGGTGAACTCAGCCACACCAACGAGAACCGGGAAGTTACCGTCCTCGGGGTGGAACCAGAGCTGTATCCAGGCTATGTGGTGCTCCGGGGTGTTCGGATGCGGTATCTCCTTGCCAACGCTGACCTCGACCTTGACGAGGTCTCCCTCTTTCTCGTACTCTATAACGGGAACGTGCTTCTCACCCTTCCAGTCACCACTCTTTATGGTTCCGCTGAGCATCTCCATCACCTCACTCTATCTTCTCAAACTGGTCCTTGGGTGCCCCGCAGAGCGGGCAGACCCAATCGTCGGGGAGGTCTTCGAACTTGGTTCCGGGTGGTATTCCGCTGTCGGGGTCCCCCTCGTCCTCATCGTATATGTAACCACAGATAAGGCACTTCCACTTGGCCATTTCTTTCACCACCCTAATGTTATTAAGTCGTCCTTATAAGGTTTGTGGTTCAAACCTGTGAAAAGGAAAAACGAAAGCTCACTCGAAGACCACGAACTTGTCCTTGGGGGTCCCACAGATTGGGCAGTAGTCGGGAACCTCATCAACGGCCGTGTAACCGCAGACCGGACAGATGTAGACCTTCCCTATCTCGATGTCCTCGCCCTTCTCGGCCTTCTCCTTGGCCCTGGCGTAGAGTTCGGCGTGTATCTTCTCCGCCTCAAGGGCGTAGTGGGTGGTTCTCACAGCTTCCTTCTCCCCTTGGAACTCCGCCGAGTTTTTGTAAACTGGATACATCTCCTCGACCTCAAAGGTTTCTCCATCTATTCCTGTTTGAAGGTTTTCCGGCGTCTTGCCAAGCTTGCCGAGGGCTATGAAGTGGTTCTTCGCGTGAACGAACTCAGCGTACGCTATAGCCCTGAAGAGCTTGGCTATGTTGAGGAAACCTTCCTTCTCGGCCTGCTCGGCGAAGATTAGATACTTCATGTGGGCCATGCTTTCGCCTGCGAATGCATCCTCCAAAAACTTCCGGGTCATTTCCCTCTTGACTACCATGTCCACCACCTGGATTGGTCGTGATAAATAGGGGGAAATGTATATAACGGTTTTCTAAACCAAAGGTTTTGAATACTCCCTCATCGGAGGGATGCGCTTTTTCTGATTTTCCTTTCGAGGATAAGGGCCCTACGGACGTTTCCTATTACAACCGCACCAACGGGCTTTCCGCCCTCGTAGAAGACCTTCACCTCGTCGTCAAGCCACCTTCCCTCACCGCGCGTTCTCCCGATGATTGCCAGGCTTAAGTCCGCGAACTTGAAGACCGCCGAGCGGAAGAAATCGTAGCTTGCTTTCCCACCCTTCACTATTTCGGCGAGCGCCCTGGCCTGCTCAACCGCCCCTTTAGCTGTTCCGGCTATTGTCCCGTTGTGCTCCGCGCAGTCGCCGATGGCGTAGACGTTTTCCGCGGAGGTTCTAAAGTGGTCGTCTATCAGAACGCCCCTCCCCGTTTGTATGCCGCTCTTAAGGGCCAGCTCGATGTTTGGAGTAATCCCGTAGGCGCAGACCTTGAGCCTGCCCGGGATGGTTCCCCTATCGGTTTCGAGCCCTTCCTCCGTGGCCCTGAGGACTTTAGCATCGAGGTGAAATTTCACGCCAATCCCTTCCATCCTTTTCCTTATCCTCCCGCTCAGCTCATCGTCGAGGCCGAGCAGGTTTTTCCTGCGGTGAACGAGTCTGACCCTGTAGCCGGCCTTTGCAACGTTGCCGGCGAGTTCAAGGGCTATAAAGCCCCCTCCAAGGATTACCATCTCCTCCTCCTTCTCCAGCTCTTCCCTTATCCTCTTGGCATCGCTTAGTGTCCTCAGGGTGAGTATATATTCCTTCCCCGGAACGACGGGTTCCCTCGCCCTCGCCCCCGTCGCCAGAACAAGGACGTCGTAGGGAAACTCGCCCCCTGAGTTTATGAGGACGTTCCTTGCCCTGTCTATGAGAAGGGCACTGGTTCCGAGGTGCAAATCAATCCCCTTCCTCCCGTACCAGTCCATCGGAAGTGGGAAGAGCTTTTCCTCGGGCAGAAGGCCGGCTATGTAGTGGGTCAGCATCGGCTTGTTGTAGTAAGGTAGCTTTTCCCTCTCGATTATCGTGACCTCAAACTCCCCGGAGAGAGCTCTGGCGAGCTCAACTCCCCCGGGCCCGTTTCCAACGATAACGACCCTCATAAGCACCAATGAAAATTGGGAGGGGGAGTTAAAAAAGAATCTCAAACCAAAGGTTTTATACCGGTATTTTACCCAAACTTGGGGAGAGTTATCTAACCAAAGAGCTCAAGGCAGATCCTGCACTCGCTTGGATTGAGCTCGGGGTCAATGAGGGCGTGGAACTGACAGAAGTAGCCCCTCCCGAGCCCGTATAACGTTATCTCAACGAGCCGGGCGTGTATCCAGTATTCGTCGGGTCTCTTCTTCACTATCTCCTCCGCGAGGGAATGCAACCTTTCCTCAACGTCCGGAAGGGAGGAGACCTCTACCAAAGCACCTCTCTCCTCCCTCAGGTAGCGTGAAACCGCCGGCTGGGTTATGTGCAGAAGCTCCGCTATCTCTGCCTGCCTGAGACCCTTCTCCCTGAGTATCTCGACGAGCCTCCTCCTCAGGGCGGGGTAAACGTAGCGCGAGGCCACCTCAAAGGCGCTGGTCTTCATGGTTCTTCACATGACGGGCGGAATATTTAAGGCTTTTCGAGGGCCTTAAGTTCTGCCATCATCTCCCTGAACTTCTCATCGCTCATTCCGATGAGCCTCTTCGCGCCTTTCAGTGTTATCGTCCTCGCCAAAGTCTTCCTCATCACGGGGTTCTCAAGTGGAGAGAAGCCATACTTGACGAGGATTCTGAGGGACTCAGGATAGGCCTTTAAAAGCTTGGCCACGTTTGTGTCCTCTGTTATCTCCTCGAGTTTATCGTCGCACTCCTTGACCTCCATGCTGAGCTCCTCCGAGTTTTCGGTTTTAGTAACCCTGAGCACGAAGAAGCCGGCCGCTTCTTTAATCTCCACTTTGTAGCCAGCCTCCTCAAGCTTGGGCAGTATGTCCACGAAGGGCTTGTCTCCGATTACCTCAAGCGTCTCCCCCGTCTGGAGCTTTCCGAGGGATTCGATTATCATCAAAGCGGGCCCTGGCGCCTTAAGACCGCGAACGTCGAGCAACATCTCCTTCACCGCTCCAAATATGACGCGCGGAATATAAACTTTACTGGGCATATTTGCCCAAAAATGCTTATAAGCGCTGATATGACACTCGTCATGAGGTGTGAAAATGACAGAACTGCTCAACACTCGCGAATACAAAAAGGAGCAACTCAAAAGGCTCCTCCTTAGAATCCACGAGGGGGAGAGCGTTGAGAAGCTCAAGGAGGAGTTCAGGGCTGTGCTCAGCGGTATATCACCCCTTGAGATACCCCTCATAGAGCAGGAGCTCGTGAAGGAGGGCATCTCGGCGAAGGACATAGCCAAGATGTGTGATTTGCACGTCGAGCTTTTCCGCGAAGCTGTGAAGGGAACCGACGAGCTTGAGGAGAAGGATTTGCCGGACGGCCACCCGCTCAAGACCCTCTATCAGGAGAACAAGGAGATAATGAAAGATGCGGAGATGCTCAACCTCTACGCGCGAACTTTAGCGACTACCAAGGACGAGCGCATGAGGGAGGAAATCCTCGGTGTTCTGGAGGAAATAGTGAATAACCTGAGAAAGGTCGGCTTCACCCACTACAACCGCGAGGAGATGCTCACCTTCCCCTACATTGAGAGGCGCGGCTTAACGGCGATAGCAACGGTTCTCTGGACGAAGCACGACGAGATAAGGTTTATGATAAAGTACTTGGTTGAACTTCTGCGGAGGAGGGACGAAATGCCCTGGGAGGAGTTCGTGGAGCGCTTCAAGGCGAAAGCTGGGGAAGCTGCATTCGCGCTCAGCGACATGGTCTTCCGCGAGAACAACATCTACTATCCAACGCTTAAGGCACTCCTCAGCGAGGGCGAGTGGAAGGCAATAAGGATGCAGGAGGATGAGATAGGCTTCTACAAGGTCAACCCGCTCGCTTGGGATCCGGGCGAAGACGTTAAACCTCTCCACCCGTGGGAAATCAATCCTGAATTAAGCATCGAACAGCTCCTCGGCCTTCCGAAGGAAGTTCAGGAAGCACTAAAGGGCCAGCCTTTGGAGTTCGACAAGAGCCAGCTAAAGCGCGATGGCGACATAGACCTTGGAACGGGCTACGTGAGCGTTGAGGAGCTTAAGGCGATCTTCGAGGCCTTGCCTGTTGACGTGACATTCATCGACAGGGACGACAGGGTTAGGTTCTTCTCGCCCGGCGAGAGGATATTCGACAGGACGATGTCCGTCCTCGGAAGGCCTGTTCAGCTCTGCCATCCGCCGAAGAGCGTCCACATCGTTAACAAAATCCTCAGGGCCTTCAAGGAGGGCAGGAAGGAGGAAGCAACCTTCTGGCTTAAACTCGGAGGCAAATACGTCTACATCAAATACGTTCCGGTCTTCAACGAGAAGGGGGAATACATAGGGACGCTGGAGATGACGATGGACATCGCACCCTATAAAAAGATAGAGGGTGAAAAGAGACTGCTGGACTGGAGGGATTGAGATGAGGGGAAAAGAGGATGTATTCAGGAAGCGCCTTGAGAGGTTTCAGGAACTCCTGCGGGAGAACGACATAGACGGAGCCGTTATCAGAACACTCTCCAGCTTCATCTACTTCACCGGAACGAAGTGGCTCCGCCCGAGCCTTCTCATCCCAGCGGAGGGAGAACCGACCGTTTACGTTGTCAAAGGCGAGGCCGAGCTCTTCAGGGAGAAGAGCTGGGTTGAGAACGTTGTGGAGTTTCAGCGGGCGGAGGATTTAATGGCGGGCGTTGTAACATGGATTCAGGGGAACGGCTTTGAAAGGGTCGGACTGGAATTCGGGGTTGAGAGGGACGCTTACCTCTTCTTCTACA contains the following coding sequences:
- a CDS encoding ferritin family protein; translated protein: MNELEALALALEVEKAELKFYIRLARKAKDERARKMFLFLAKEEAEHWDEFEKTFLERVAEECKLPAVSEELLGSLLVKEPESLSEVDAVKVGMEQEKLTWEFYEKAAKEAEHESVRRIFEQLAKVEKAHYELLKAQYDSIMKTGIWMDYQDFSLEVD
- a CDS encoding DUF257 family protein, with the protein product MVDEKSVSFEKFIQELQLGEDVIIEYTPEGPVHMLFYEILKGLTNGGKVIIVDELDQLHVFRTHLHLSGVDTSLIDGSPVIKMGGIIPTGNILGKVDLNEEPPVRKKHYEEILKPLTGKHRFRVVVGFDKVLLSHENDPKERERIFGYLLRPHLGDKSRITLYIINKDLISDKILKELREHATRVLESRFEGKGFELRVVKSIIPEDYGYRVRVLIGE
- a CDS encoding desulfoferrodoxin family protein — its product is MLSGTIKSGDWKGEKHVPVIEYEKEGDLVKVEVSVGKEIPHPNTPEHHIAWIQLWFHPEDGNFPVLVGVAEFTNHSDPLTEPRAVFFFRTNKKGKLYALSYCNIHGLWENEVSLE
- a CDS encoding rubrerythrin family protein gives rise to the protein MVVKREMTRKFLEDAFAGESMAHMKYLIFAEQAEKEGFLNIAKLFRAIAYAEFVHAKNHFIALGKLGKTPENLQTGIDGETFEVEEMYPVYKNSAEFQGEKEAVRTTHYALEAEKIHAELYARAKEKAEKGEDIEIGKVYICPVCGYTAVDEVPDYCPICGTPKDKFVVFE
- the dps gene encoding DNA protection during starvation protein encodes the protein MSEHNRRLVEKAGIDVEKLLEMLLKAAAAEFTTYYYYTLLRNHSAGLEGETIKEIVEDARLEDRNHFEALVPRIYELGGELPRDIRDFADMAWCSDAYLPENPTVEEILKVLLQAERCAVGVYTEICNYTMGKDPRTYDLSLAILHEEIEHEAWFEELLTGKPSGHFRRGKPGESPYVSKFLR
- a CDS encoding iron-sulfur cluster assembly protein, yielding MKIYTPDREWPPEYRAVIEELRKITDPVTGGDILDSGVVAGLEVSDETLKVWLRFESHAEYNIIGESAIAYSKIIGDIMERFALVKFNNVYIYDLGNHIVGIFENKKGYRIEDISPERA
- a CDS encoding ferritin family protein → MVPELEEGLPLERIKDFSLEELLGMAVKAEIGARKFYESLAERVDIRELREKIEWLAGEEKKHEELLRRIYENMFPGKEVVFPKEHIGPELKPVARQLHGVQDIIDLIRWAMKAEEIAAKFYAELENMVEGEEKKRLMRYLSDMEWGHYYNLKAEYELLLDWAMYSQMMNVGP
- a CDS encoding GNAT family N-acetyltransferase; protein product: MRIERVERPLDVKEELLRFVFEVYQSTNGAYPALEWAEEKPSTDDFEGFKRVYEPFLEFRLGKEFDELYVLRDGEILGTVALVYDLSGKGVWWVPEEIRDEKTGLIEFFMTSPEVRGKGYGSVLLSFAIQRLKDLGKTPYVVTFPSLKAYSYYLVKGFEKVMDYKDFVVLKYTGRGEGALR
- a CDS encoding TIGR01177 family methyltransferase; the protein is MLYVEILGNFPEMAQDEVKAMLELAGGEILGRDYLLLKVRGDGRAFPYLDRLGLAHEYGELIVEAGSIEELLRKAEREEWPIRGTFKVDTETMANCRHNVTDLPRKLGAVIHARGFRVNLSRPDTVVRVYCGEKLYAGIRLRFFDPKEFEMRKAHRRPFFRPISLHPRVSRALVNLTKAKKELLDPMMGAGGILIEAGLIGLKVYGVDIKPEMVKGAEKNLRHYGIRDYVLKLGDATRLEEFFPGKRFEAVATDPPYGTSATLAGRKRNDLYRAVLRSIYSVLQPGGRLAIAFPADFRGEEEAGKLGFRLVGKYYQRVHKSLERYFYVFEK
- the rd gene encoding rubredoxin, coding for MAKWKCLICGYIYDEDEGDPDSGIPPGTKFEDLPDDWVCPLCGAPKDQFEKIE
- a CDS encoding ferritin family protein, which codes for MAMSEPLVKHAYETEKKAASSYLDGLKLIKGQGLKYTKVEEIVLRIAVDTVIHKHLMEAILNAQKELGKISEGPIEELKEVELSPEQKALVKRFAEMHLEIEKDMIQTYQKMAEKMTHPLFKGIAEALVENEREHHRLLAELIAKYKE
- a CDS encoding FAD-dependent oxidoreductase, which encodes MRVVIVGNGPGGVELARALSGEFEVTIIEREKLPYYNKPMLTHYIAGLLPEEKLFPLPMDWYGRKGIDLHLGTSALLIDRARNVLINSGGEFPYDVLVLATGARAREPVVPGKEYILTLRTLSDAKRIREELEKEEEMVILGGGFIALELAGNVAKAGYRVRLVHRRKNLLGLDDELSGRIRKRMEGIGVKFHLDAKVLRATEEGLETDRGTIPGRLKVCAYGITPNIELALKSGIQTGRGVLIDDHFRTSAENVYAIGDCAEHNGTIAGTAKGAVEQARALAEIVKGGKASYDFFRSAVFKFADLSLAIIGRTRGEGRWLDDEVKVFYEGGKPVGAVVIGNVRRALILERKIRKSASLR
- a CDS encoding ferritin family protein produces the protein MLAKYPFELPRDRPLTKREIAQALRWAIEAELDAINIYEQLAEGIEDERIKGIFLDVANEEKEHFGEFLAALFEVDEELAKYMKEGFEEVEEETGIKVEL
- a CDS encoding iron-sulfur cluster assembly protein; the encoded protein is MGLLGIFKKRPQKTGPREDLPPEVKRVVEVLRGVIDPETGLDIVDEGLVYGVTVEGKKVDVFLLLARSTPECHFCQVLAINVQRKILDNVVRSLKAEGFNSVKVYNELGLLLAEG
- a CDS encoding DUF1858 domain-containing protein; this translates as MLLDVRGLKAPGPALMIIESLGKLQTGETLEVIGDKPFVDILPKLEEAGYKVEIKEAAGFFVLRVTKTENSEELSMEVKECDDKLEEITEDTNVAKLLKAYPESLRILVKYGFSPLENPVMRKTLARTITLKGAKRLIGMSDEKFREMMAELKALEKP
- a CDS encoding Fur family transcriptional regulator — protein: MWKEEAVEALRKKGYKITPQRLKLLEVLEEIGKKHPSLGEVHERLRREFPTVSFSTLYSNVLTLKELGLVELFSLEGETRIEVNTTPHVNLIEGEKIIDVNDPEIIEAIRRKTGKNVKLVNVLVE
- a CDS encoding helix-turn-helix domain-containing protein translates to MKTSAFEVASRYVYPALRRRLVEILREKGLRQAEIAELLHITQPAVSRYLREERGALVEVSSLPDVEERLHSLAEEIVKKRPDEYWIHARLVEITLYGLGRGYFCQFHALIDPELNPSECRICLELFG